TTTCATAACTCTCCTTGTGCAAGGTTTCTGCTTTTACAGGATTGCTTTTCAAGTGTTCCACCTTTGGGAAATACGCGTGGCGTCGTCCCATGATTCTACACAACCAGTAGGACAAGCGCTGCGGTACTAAAGGGCATGTTGGCTTGTGGTCAATGCGCAATCCGAGTTGGTAATTGGCAGCCTTTCGTCGCAACCTCGGACGATACCGAGCCAAGCTGGTCATAAAGTATGACGACTTGTGCCGTCTATGACGCCCGTTGCACAAACAGGCCTGAGAAGTATTGGCGGTGACGAAGGGCCACAATGCACCATAGAATCACGACTACGATCGCCAGGGGCAGACCCTTCGGATCCATGAGCAGGTGATACAAAAAAATGTTCACAATCACAGGGCCAAGAAGCGTGAGCCCGAGCGGCACGTAGCGATTTACCAGCAGAAGTACGCCACCTGCAACTTGAAGCGCAGATACAACGAACGCGTAATGTGATTGGAAGAGTGCGCCTATGAACTGGCCTGCCGTTCCTGAAGGCAAGGGCGGCGTAGGAAGAAAGTGCAGGAAACCATTCAGCCCAAATACCAGGAAGACCAGGCCGAGCAGAATACGTGCGATCCAAAGCCACGATTTTCATTACGTTTTTCCTTCCCAACACCAGGACCCCAAACATTCTACGATAACGGGCTTTTGAGGATGTGGCAGAGCGCGCTGTGCAGTCCGCCATATTCGCACACCGAGTCCCAACTACGGTTGTTTACCCGCCGGCAATAGCCCCTAAGATGATCAATGGCTCCGAGCCGGACGCGACCGAGGCAGGCAGTAGGGCGTCTGGTGATTCATGCGACAGATCCTGCTCGCAGGCGAAAAACCGCAAATACGGCCGGCGCTGTTGCGTGACGTGATCGCGGATCGTCCCGCGCAGCATCGGATAGCGGGCCTCAATCGCGTCGAGGACCAAGCGCAGCGTGGCCTGGCCTTCGACCTCGATTTCCACGTCGCCGTGAACACCTGCCAGGGTTCGCAAGTGTTGCGGGAGCATAACTCGGATCATATTAGTTTGACCCAGACAATGTCTGGACCTCCACAGAAAGCACGGCTGGCAGATCGCGGACGATAGGGGCCCAACTGTCTCCGGCATTAGCCGACGCGTATACTTGCCCGCCTGTGGTGCCAAAATACACACCGCATTTGTCGAGCGAATCGACGGCCATCGCATCGCGCAACACGTTGACGTAGCAATCGCTCTGCGGCAGGCCTTTGGTGAGCGCCTCCCACTCATTTCCTCCGGTGCGGCTGCGGTACA
The nucleotide sequence above comes from Terriglobales bacterium. Encoded proteins:
- a CDS encoding MoaD/ThiS family protein, whose translation is MEIEVEGQATLRLVLDAIEARYPMLRGTIRDHVTQQRRPYLRFFACEQDLSHESPDALLPASVASGSEPLIILGAIAGG